In Nostoc sp. CENA543, a single genomic region encodes these proteins:
- a CDS encoding fatty acid desaturase, with amino-acid sequence MTTSIIKTQEIGNDLGNSELRLRDIIKTLPKECFQLNRRKAWTQVIINVLMVGLGYYFLTISPWFLLPFAWIFTGTALTGFFVIGHDCGHRSFAKRRWVNDLVGHIFMMPLIYPFHSWRIKHNHHHKHTNKLDEDNAWHPIRPEVFSSWDKNRQFAFEFFMRKKLWWVGSIGHWAVVHFNPQNFKPQERAGVKLSVAVVLIFAAVAFPTLIATTGVWGFIKFWFIPWLVYHFWMSTFTIVHHTYADVPFKVAHKWNEAMAQLFGTIHCDYPRWVEFLCHDINVHVPHHISTAIPSYNLRLAYSSIKENWGDYLHEEFKFSWPLMKQITNQCQLYVTDVGYQTFDEYYAGK; translated from the coding sequence ATGACTACATCAATCATCAAGACACAAGAAATAGGGAATGACCTTGGTAATTCCGAACTAAGGCTGAGAGATATTATCAAAACCTTACCCAAGGAATGTTTCCAGTTAAATCGTCGCAAGGCTTGGACACAAGTAATCATCAATGTTTTGATGGTGGGTTTAGGCTACTACTTTTTGACAATTTCTCCCTGGTTTTTATTACCATTCGCTTGGATTTTTACAGGAACCGCTTTAACAGGTTTTTTTGTAATTGGTCATGATTGTGGACACCGTTCATTTGCTAAACGTCGTTGGGTAAATGACTTGGTAGGACATATATTCATGATGCCTTTAATATATCCTTTTCACAGTTGGCGCATTAAACATAATCATCATCATAAACACACCAACAAATTAGATGAAGATAATGCTTGGCATCCTATAAGACCAGAAGTATTTAGCAGTTGGGATAAAAATAGACAGTTTGCTTTTGAGTTTTTTATGCGGAAAAAACTCTGGTGGGTTGGTTCAATTGGGCATTGGGCAGTTGTCCATTTTAATCCGCAAAATTTTAAACCTCAAGAGCGCGCAGGTGTTAAACTTTCCGTTGCAGTAGTCTTAATATTTGCAGCAGTGGCTTTCCCCACTCTGATTGCTACCACTGGTGTTTGGGGATTTATTAAGTTCTGGTTCATCCCTTGGTTGGTTTATCATTTTTGGATGAGTACCTTCACTATTGTTCACCACACTTATGCAGACGTACCTTTTAAAGTCGCCCATAAGTGGAATGAGGCAATGGCACAGTTATTTGGTACGATTCATTGTGATTACCCCCGTTGGGTAGAATTCCTTTGTCATGACATTAATGTCCACGTTCCTCATCATATCTCTACAGCCATTCCCTCATATAATTTGCGGCTAGCTTACAGCAGCATTAAAGAAAATTGGGGTGATTATTTACATGAGGAATTTAAGTTTTCTTGGCCATTAATGAAGCAAATTACTAACCAATGTCAACTTTATGTCACCGATGTTGGTTATCAGACTTTTGATGAATACTACGCAGGAAAATAA
- the namA gene encoding NADPH dehydrogenase NamA translates to MAHLFEPFKLREVTFRNRIAMSPMCQYSSTNGFANDWHLVHLASRAVGGAGLIITEAAAVEPRGRITPQDLGIWSDDHIEYLAKIVGLIHNFGAVAGIQLAHAGRKASTAKPSRGGKVLDESQEGWRPIVSSSAIAFSKDSPIPEALSLAGIQQVIQAFVEATQRSLQAGFKVIEIHAAHGYLLHQFLSPLVNQRQDNYGGSFENRTRLLREVVTAVREVWPQTHPLFVRISATDWIDKGWDIEQSVVLSRELKSLGVDLIDCSSGAIIPGINIPVKPGYQTQFAQRIRQDSDIATGAVGLITSPEQADKIIRNGVADIVLLGRELLRNPYWPHVAAKQLGYEKHWPVQYDRAWL, encoded by the coding sequence ATGGCACACCTATTTGAACCGTTCAAGCTTCGTGAAGTCACCTTTCGTAACCGTATTGCCATGTCGCCCATGTGTCAATATTCCAGTACCAATGGATTTGCTAACGACTGGCACTTGGTTCATTTAGCCTCCCGTGCAGTAGGTGGTGCAGGTTTAATTATTACAGAAGCGGCGGCTGTTGAACCTCGCGGCCGAATTACCCCCCAAGATTTGGGAATATGGTCAGATGACCACATTGAATATTTAGCAAAAATTGTGGGATTAATACATAACTTTGGGGCTGTAGCGGGGATTCAATTAGCCCACGCAGGTAGAAAAGCTAGCACAGCTAAACCTAGTCGTGGTGGTAAGGTATTAGATGAATCTCAAGAAGGTTGGCGGCCGATTGTTTCGAGTAGTGCGATCGCCTTTAGTAAAGATAGTCCCATACCAGAAGCCCTCAGTCTAGCAGGCATTCAACAAGTTATTCAAGCTTTTGTCGAAGCCACGCAACGTTCCCTACAAGCAGGCTTTAAAGTTATAGAAATTCACGCAGCCCACGGCTATTTATTACATCAGTTCCTTTCACCCCTAGTCAACCAACGCCAAGATAATTACGGCGGTAGTTTTGAAAATCGGACTCGTCTCCTGCGTGAAGTCGTCACCGCCGTGCGAGAAGTATGGCCGCAGACACATCCCCTATTTGTTCGCATTTCCGCTACAGACTGGATAGATAAAGGCTGGGATATTGAACAGAGTGTTGTTTTGAGTCGAGAATTAAAATCTTTGGGTGTGGATTTAATAGATTGTTCCTCTGGTGCAATTATCCCTGGGATTAATATTCCCGTTAAACCTGGATATCAAACCCAATTTGCTCAACGCATTCGTCAAGACAGCGATATCGCCACGGGTGCAGTCGGCTTAATTACTTCCCCCGAACAAGCAGATAAAATCATTCGCAATGGTGTAGCAGACATAGTGCTTTTAGGAAGGGAACTCCTCCGCAATCCCTACTGGCCTCATGTAGCCGCCAAACAGCTAGGCTATGAGAAACATTGGCCAGTGCAGTATGACCGAGCCTGGTTATGA
- a CDS encoding DUF5615 family PIN-like protein, producing MKFLVDAQLPVRLANFLKSLNYDTIHTRDLPEQNATSDIEINAISIQQKRILIIKDYDFVNSFLTIQQPYKLLLITTGNINNSELENLFTSNISSIVELFQQHYYIEMSREAVIVYQ from the coding sequence ATGAAATTTCTTGTTGATGCTCAATTACCAGTGCGGCTGGCAAATTTTCTTAAATCATTAAATTACGACACCATTCATACCAGAGACTTACCAGAGCAAAATGCTACATCAGATATTGAAATTAATGCTATATCAATACAGCAAAAGAGAATTTTAATTATCAAAGATTATGATTTTGTTAATTCCTTTTTAACAATTCAGCAACCATATAAATTATTGTTAATCACAACAGGTAATATCAATAACTCGGAACTAGAAAACCTGTTTACAAGTAATATTTCCTCTATAGTTGAACTATTTCAACAGCATTATTACATTGAAATGAGCCGAGAGGCTGTAATTGTGTATCAGTAA
- a CDS encoding CHASE2 domain-containing protein, with protein MISRIFNRLQSVLIKDRSYRDTSFRQHWWRIILVTSLGVTAVVWGSRELKWLQSWELKAYDQMLRSRPIESPDPRILVVTITEEDLAQTKWPLPDTTINQLLAKLETYQPRVIGLNIYRPQQKNLGQGLENPSNIISTCVLSSMGRSEIPPPPNFPPENIGYSDLVPDSEADQIIRRALVFAEPTDQKCATPYSFAALVAINYLEQADIQVDFAKHNFHLGKTIFPILSANAGSYQDINARGYQILLNYRHPDHLAQTVTLTQVLKNQVNPNWVKDKLVIIGTTASSVHPGLYTPYSAASQQPTRTPAVFIHAQIASQLLSTVLDKRPLIWYWPDWVELIWIATWSGVGSVLGWRLRHPLLLLVVGGATLAGLVGICAGLFLQAGWLPLIPPALALIMSSVSVMAYTTYKTQQQTKVMMLQVEKQQEAIEQLNVLLQETQATTATTALYDLHSHSNSIISNAEKNTGDFLLGGRYQITSVIAAGGFGRTYLAQDTQRPGNPSCVVKKLMPARRDTKFLQVARRLFNTEAEILEVLGKHQQIPTLFAYFETDEEFYLIEEYIPGHTLHEELPPIENLKSESFVISMLKEVLEVLAFVHEHRVIHRDIKPANIIRSTKDSRLVLIDFGAVKLMQPPSSEETELATVAIGTKGYAPPEQLAGHPRLASDIYAVGMMGIQALTGISPQELQLDPDTGNVMWRESAQVSAELAAILDKMVCYHFGDRYQSAHAVLQDLNHITNLISTSAYSH; from the coding sequence GTGATTAGTCGCATTTTTAACAGACTCCAAAGTGTCTTGATTAAGGATAGAAGTTACCGAGACACCAGTTTTCGTCAGCACTGGTGGCGGATAATTTTAGTGACAAGTTTGGGGGTAACGGCTGTAGTTTGGGGTAGTCGGGAGTTGAAATGGTTGCAATCTTGGGAGTTAAAAGCCTATGATCAGATGTTGCGATCGCGTCCTATAGAATCACCAGATCCCCGCATTTTAGTAGTAACAATTACTGAGGAAGACTTAGCCCAAACAAAATGGCCGCTTCCTGATACCACCATTAACCAACTCTTAGCTAAATTAGAAACCTATCAACCCCGTGTCATTGGTCTAAATATTTACCGACCACAACAGAAAAATTTAGGTCAAGGGCTAGAAAATCCCTCTAATATTATTAGCACTTGTGTATTAAGCAGTATGGGAAGGTCAGAAATTCCACCTCCTCCCAACTTTCCACCAGAAAATATTGGTTACAGTGATTTAGTTCCCGACAGTGAAGCAGATCAAATTATTCGTCGGGCGTTGGTATTTGCTGAACCAACAGACCAAAAATGTGCCACACCTTATTCCTTTGCTGCTTTAGTCGCAATTAACTATCTCGAACAAGCGGATATTCAAGTCGATTTTGCCAAACACAACTTTCATCTCGGCAAAACTATCTTCCCTATTCTCTCCGCCAATGCTGGTAGTTACCAAGATATTAATGCTCGTGGGTATCAAATTTTACTAAATTACCGCCACCCCGACCACTTAGCGCAGACTGTCACCTTAACACAAGTCCTGAAAAATCAAGTTAACCCCAATTGGGTCAAAGATAAACTAGTAATTATTGGGACAACAGCTAGCAGTGTTCACCCTGGATTATATACACCCTACAGTGCGGCTTCACAACAACCTACTAGAACGCCTGCTGTTTTTATCCATGCACAAATAGCTAGTCAACTCCTCAGCACAGTCTTAGATAAAAGACCATTAATTTGGTATTGGCCTGACTGGGTGGAATTAATTTGGATTGCTACTTGGTCAGGTGTCGGGAGTGTTTTAGGCTGGCGGTTGCGACATCCTTTATTGTTATTAGTTGTAGGTGGTGCGACCTTAGCGGGTTTAGTAGGAATATGTGCGGGGTTGTTTCTCCAAGCTGGATGGCTGCCTTTAATTCCTCCGGCTTTAGCTTTAATTATGAGTAGTGTGAGTGTCATGGCTTACACAACCTACAAAACACAGCAGCAAACTAAAGTAATGATGCTGCAAGTAGAAAAACAACAGGAAGCCATTGAACAATTAAATGTTTTATTGCAAGAAACCCAAGCAACTACAGCAACCACAGCCCTTTATGACCTCCATTCTCATAGTAATTCTATTATTAGTAATGCCGAAAAAAATACTGGTGATTTTTTATTAGGTGGTCGCTATCAAATTACTTCCGTAATTGCGGCGGGTGGATTTGGGCGAACTTATTTAGCCCAAGATACTCAAAGACCAGGAAACCCTAGTTGTGTTGTGAAAAAATTAATGCCCGCCCGTCGAGACACTAAATTTTTACAAGTTGCGCGTCGCTTATTTAATACGGAAGCGGAAATTTTAGAAGTGTTGGGTAAACATCAACAAATTCCCACATTGTTTGCTTACTTTGAAACAGATGAGGAATTCTATTTAATTGAAGAATATATTCCTGGGCATACTTTACATGAAGAATTACCACCCATAGAGAATCTCAAAAGTGAATCATTTGTGATATCAATGCTCAAAGAAGTTTTAGAAGTTTTAGCTTTTGTACATGAGCATCGGGTAATTCATCGAGATATTAAACCAGCCAATATTATTAGATCCACCAAGGATAGTAGATTGGTGTTAATTGATTTTGGTGCGGTGAAATTAATGCAGCCACCAAGCAGTGAAGAAACAGAATTAGCGACAGTCGCCATCGGGACTAAGGGATATGCACCACCAGAACAATTGGCCGGACATCCCCGTTTAGCTAGTGATATCTATGCTGTGGGAATGATGGGGATTCAAGCTTTAACAGGGATATCTCCCCAAGAACTGCAATTAGACCCCGATACAGGTAATGTGATGTGGCGAGAGTCCGCACAAGTGAGTGCAGAATTAGCAGCAATTTTAGATAAAATGGTGTGTTATCACTTTGGCGATCGCTATCAATCAGCCCATGCTGTTCTCCAAGATTTAAATCACATTACTAATTTAATCTCCACCTCGGCATATTCCCACTAA
- a CDS encoding DUF433 domain-containing protein: MDNALLQRITLNPYICHGKPCIRGLRYPVEFILELLSSGMTTEQILADYDDLESEDILAVLLFAARLSQVKSIHKIAS, translated from the coding sequence ATGGATAATGCACTTTTACAACGTATTACTCTGAATCCTTATATCTGTCATGGAAAACCCTGCATTAGAGGACTGCGTTATCCAGTTGAGTTTATTTTAGAATTGCTCAGTTCTGGTATGACTACAGAGCAAATATTAGCAGATTATGATGATTTAGAATCTGAAGATATACTAGCTGTTTTGTTATTTGCAGCTCGACTTAGTCAAGTCAAAAGTATTCATAAAATCGCCTCATGA
- a CDS encoding SUMF1/EgtB/PvdO family nonheme iron enzyme, producing MNTLAGRYEIIRLLGGGGFAVTYLARDNFQPSKPLCVVKQLRPNQTATRVIEFFEKEAAILERLGKHPQIPQLLAHFNQDQNLYIVQEFVEGQDLSREIVPGKRLSESYVTKLLQDALEVLSFVHQQGVIHRDIKPQNLMRQQDGKIILIDFGAVKELGTLMVNSQGEVNSSVVIGTPGYMSYEQYRGKPCFGSDIYALGMTAIQALTGVLPSELEEDSQTGEIIWQNRVQVSNHLAEVLTKMVRHHFSMRYANATEALQALISISTPLPQTVVSEVNKELYLQEARSRAQQSQGNFSVFALRILESRRVELGLSEEEAREIQAQVLQPYREYERKLQEYEQALIDAVKQQYPFSQGTQKDLQDYKQYLGLKDEDIAAIEARVFPPQQSELQRQQQEAERLRQEQQRQAELQRQQREAERLRQQQQQQKQHEASQVKSNPGIPTQTFEFDTAIVTLKSIGFLGSRTKKHEIQRIRKQNKFYRETLVNGVVLDMVAIPGGKFLMGSPEDEPERSKSESPQHNVTVKPFFIGKFPVTQAQWKAVAGFAKVNINLNPEPSHFKGANRPVEQVSWNDAVEFCARLSQKTGKIYRLPSEAEWEYACRAGTTTPFYFGELITEGLANYNRNYQQTTDVGKFPANPFGLFDMCGNVWEWCQDEWHDDYLNAPNDGSAWLGNGKNNKLLRGGSWLDYSGNCRSAFRHSYAYATVRFSNYVGFRVVLVSP from the coding sequence TTGAACACACTGGCGGGACGCTACGAAATCATTAGGTTATTGGGCGGTGGTGGTTTCGCCGTCACATATCTGGCTAGGGATAATTTTCAACCCAGCAAACCTTTGTGTGTTGTTAAACAACTACGTCCTAACCAAACTGCAACTCGTGTTATAGAATTTTTTGAGAAAGAAGCCGCTATCCTCGAAAGGTTGGGAAAACATCCTCAAATTCCCCAACTCCTGGCGCACTTTAACCAAGACCAAAATTTATATATAGTGCAGGAGTTTGTCGAAGGACAAGATTTGAGTCGAGAAATCGTCCCTGGTAAGCGACTGAGTGAAAGTTATGTGACTAAACTTTTGCAGGATGCTTTAGAAGTCTTGTCTTTTGTTCATCAACAAGGAGTAATTCATCGGGATATCAAACCCCAAAACTTAATGCGCCAACAAGATGGCAAGATTATCTTGATTGACTTTGGTGCAGTTAAAGAACTGGGAACGTTAATGGTGAATAGTCAAGGTGAGGTCAATTCTAGCGTGGTGATTGGCACACCTGGTTATATGTCCTATGAACAATATCGGGGTAAGCCTTGTTTTGGTAGTGATATTTACGCGTTAGGGATGACGGCTATTCAGGCTTTAACAGGTGTTTTACCTTCAGAATTAGAAGAAGATAGCCAAACGGGTGAGATTATCTGGCAAAATCGAGTCCAGGTGAGCAATCATTTGGCTGAGGTGTTAACTAAAATGGTACGTCATCACTTCAGTATGCGTTACGCTAACGCTACAGAAGCACTGCAAGCTTTAATCTCAATCTCAACACCATTACCACAGACGGTTGTATCTGAGGTTAATAAGGAATTATATCTGCAAGAAGCTAGGAGTCGCGCCCAGCAAAGTCAAGGTAATTTTTCTGTGTTTGCTTTGAGAATATTAGAATCAAGGCGCGTTGAGTTGGGGTTATCGGAGGAAGAAGCGAGAGAAATTCAAGCACAAGTTCTGCAACCCTATCGGGAATATGAACGGAAGTTACAAGAGTATGAACAAGCTTTAATTGATGCGGTAAAACAACAATATCCTTTTAGTCAGGGAACGCAAAAGGATTTACAAGACTATAAACAATATTTGGGACTCAAGGATGAGGATATTGCAGCGATAGAAGCACGGGTGTTTCCGCCTCAGCAATCAGAATTACAGCGTCAGCAGCAGGAAGCGGAAAGGTTACGTCAGGAACAACAACGACAAGCCGAATTACAGCGTCAGCAACGAGAAGCGGAAAGATTACGTCAACAACAACAGCAACAAAAGCAACACGAAGCGTCTCAGGTTAAATCTAACCCTGGTATTCCAACTCAGACTTTTGAATTTGACACCGCTATCGTTACCTTAAAATCGATAGGATTCTTAGGTTCAAGAACAAAAAAACATGAAATTCAACGTATTAGAAAACAGAACAAGTTCTATAGAGAAACCTTAGTTAATGGTGTCGTTTTAGATATGGTGGCGATTCCTGGCGGTAAGTTCTTGATGGGTTCGCCAGAAGATGAGCCAGAACGCTCTAAGTCTGAAAGTCCACAGCATAATGTTACCGTTAAACCCTTCTTCATAGGTAAATTTCCCGTCACCCAGGCTCAATGGAAAGCTGTTGCTGGTTTTGCGAAGGTGAATATTAATTTAAATCCTGAGCCATCACATTTTAAAGGTGCTAATCGTCCTGTAGAACAGGTTTCTTGGAATGATGCTGTGGAGTTTTGCGCTAGATTATCTCAGAAGACTGGGAAAATTTACCGTTTACCCAGTGAAGCGGAATGGGAATATGCTTGTCGCGCAGGGACGACTACCCCATTTTACTTTGGTGAATTAATTACTGAGGGTTTGGCGAATTACAATCGCAATTACCAACAAACAACTGATGTGGGGAAATTTCCTGCTAATCCTTTCGGTTTATTTGATATGTGTGGCAATGTATGGGAATGGTGTCAGGATGAGTGGCATGATGATTATTTAAACGCTCCGAATGATGGTAGTGCATGGCTTGGTAATGGTAAGAATAATAAACTACTGCGTGGTGGTTCTTGGCTGGACTACTCAGGAAACTGTCGCAGTGCGTTTCGTCACAGTTACGCTTACGCAACCGTCAGATTTAGCAACTATGTTGGTTTTCGTGTCGTGCTTGTTTCCCCGTAA
- a CDS encoding fatty acid desaturase: protein MQSTTVNFDNSHIQEASQNQNSLPFTLQDLKAAIPAECFQPNVSKSLFYFFRDILIIGLLYAVAHYLDSWFFWPIFWLLQGTMFWALFVVGHDCGHQSFSKHKWLNDLIGHLSHTPILVPYHGWRISHRTHHKNTGNIDNDESWYPVTESQYKEMPLLQKIGRYYVFLFAYPVYLFKRSPNKEGSHFSPNSPLFKPSEKWDVITSTVLWIGMVGLLGFLTYQWGWMWLLKYYAAPYIVFVIWLDLVTFLHHTESDIPWYRGDDWTFLKGAISSIDRNYGLFNHIHHDIGTHVAHHIFLNIPHYNLIKATEAIKPVMGEYYRKSEEPIWKALWRSCVSCHFVPDAGGKVYYTSYHK from the coding sequence GTGCAATCAACGACTGTTAACTTCGATAATTCCCATATTCAGGAAGCATCTCAGAATCAAAATTCGCTTCCCTTTACTCTCCAAGATTTGAAAGCTGCTATTCCCGCAGAATGTTTTCAACCTAATGTTAGTAAGTCACTGTTTTATTTCTTCCGTGACATCCTGATTATTGGATTACTTTATGCTGTAGCTCATTATCTTGATTCTTGGTTTTTCTGGCCGATTTTTTGGCTACTGCAAGGAACAATGTTTTGGGCTTTATTTGTAGTTGGACATGATTGCGGACATCAATCTTTTTCTAAACACAAATGGCTGAATGATTTAATTGGTCATTTGTCTCACACACCAATCTTAGTTCCCTATCATGGTTGGCGGATTAGTCACAGAACCCATCATAAAAATACTGGCAACATCGATAATGATGAAAGCTGGTATCCTGTGACGGAATCGCAATATAAGGAGATGCCTTTATTGCAAAAGATAGGCCGATATTATGTATTTTTATTTGCCTATCCGGTGTATTTGTTTAAGCGTTCTCCTAATAAAGAAGGTTCTCACTTTTCCCCTAACAGCCCCCTATTTAAACCTTCTGAAAAATGGGACGTAATTACTAGCACTGTCCTCTGGATTGGTATGGTAGGTTTATTAGGCTTTTTAACCTATCAATGGGGTTGGATGTGGCTACTTAAATACTATGCTGCACCTTACATTGTGTTTGTGATTTGGTTGGATTTGGTGACATTCCTGCATCATACAGAGTCTGATATCCCCTGGTATCGTGGCGATGATTGGACTTTCCTCAAGGGTGCAATCTCCAGTATCGATCGCAATTATGGTTTGTTCAACCACATTCATCACGATATCGGTACTCATGTGGCTCACCACATTTTCTTGAATATCCCTCACTACAATTTAATCAAGGCCACTGAGGCGATTAAACCTGTAATGGGTGAATACTACCGTAAGTCTGAAGAACCCATTTGGAAAGCTTTATGGCGTTCTTGCGTTAGCTGTCACTTTGTACCGGATGCAGGTGGTAAAGTTTATTACACCTCTTACCATAAATAA
- a CDS encoding TonB-dependent siderophore receptor, whose amino-acid sequence MKYELWVLPFSLLGAFLGSRVLASEITVNESDINSNLNTNILQLSEITTPLTEAKLLTQPLEIQSLNIKEIAQTDIPVEDEADDNNISEQESDINLEVVGEQNSLPQSTPTYIIEKEEIEKQGATSVADVLKRMPGFAINDVGHGADIHTGTYYRGHSINQSVFLINGRPINNDVNTYHGATDLNSIPVESIERIELSSGASTALYGSSAFGGVVNIITKQGSVTPKFNASAEFGSLSLNNQQTSFSGGFDNVRYNLSFERLFIDNRYKVPQGAANRDASGNLFNADTATSTYFGSLAVDFNPQNTLSLDIKKLSSRRGLIYFGFPLQRDRLDHDGLNIGLSWRSQLAQGSKLTTTLGYNQDYFNTYGPTAFQGNTFYRTGTLDTQNLTARVDHEWQLTANNRLRWGLDLKNTDLEGITNSTSPNRIALNEVENRSVLNTALFAVNTWDITNSFQVDLGLRQSFDSQFGNYLNPSVGMRYAMSPNLALRGSWTGGQRNPGLDQLYLYDTVHGWLSNPDLEPETGSSWTAGVDVNFSEDLSGQFTYFGSSLDNRLGIIQGQWQNIGLVDTNGFEAALRWRMTKNWSTFFNYTYTDAQIKTGTERGLQLGLIPYSNLQAGIGYQKNGWQANLYANYNSGSRRALFNNPGDKNTDFSPSYVNFDLSGRIPLTQGLGLTFYLENLLGEQYERVNRIYSPGFTFRVGLSSGI is encoded by the coding sequence ATGAAGTATGAGTTATGGGTGCTACCTTTTAGTTTATTGGGTGCATTCTTAGGTTCGCGTGTCTTAGCATCAGAAATTACTGTTAATGAATCAGATATTAACTCAAATTTAAATACAAATATTCTGCAATTAAGTGAAATAACTACACCTTTAACGGAAGCTAAATTATTAACTCAGCCATTAGAAATCCAGTCTTTAAATATAAAAGAAATTGCCCAAACAGATATTCCAGTAGAAGATGAGGCTGATGATAATAATATTTCCGAACAGGAATCTGATATTAATTTAGAAGTAGTCGGGGAGCAAAATTCCTTACCTCAATCTACACCAACTTACATTATTGAAAAAGAAGAGATTGAAAAACAAGGTGCAACTAGTGTTGCTGATGTTTTAAAAAGAATGCCAGGATTTGCTATCAATGATGTCGGACATGGTGCAGATATTCATACAGGGACATATTATCGGGGACATTCAATCAATCAGTCGGTATTTTTGATTAATGGTAGACCGATTAATAATGATGTCAATACTTATCATGGGGCGACAGATTTAAATAGTATTCCAGTGGAATCGATTGAAAGAATCGAGTTGTCTAGTGGTGCATCTACGGCTTTATATGGTTCTTCAGCTTTTGGTGGAGTGGTGAATATTATCACTAAACAAGGTAGTGTCACACCAAAGTTTAATGCTTCAGCTGAATTTGGTTCTTTAAGTTTAAATAATCAACAAACCAGTTTTAGCGGTGGGTTTGATAATGTCAGATATAATTTGAGCTTTGAAAGACTGTTTATTGATAACCGCTATAAAGTTCCGCAAGGTGCAGCAAACCGTGATGCTAGCGGTAATCTATTCAATGCAGATACGGCGACTAGCACTTATTTTGGTAGCTTGGCTGTAGACTTCAATCCGCAGAATACTTTGAGTTTAGATATTAAGAAATTAAGTAGTCGGCGGGGATTGATTTATTTTGGTTTTCCTTTGCAAAGAGATAGGCTAGACCATGATGGATTAAATATTGGTTTATCTTGGCGATCGCAACTTGCCCAAGGTTCTAAACTGACTACTACACTGGGTTATAACCAAGACTATTTTAATACCTACGGGCCTACAGCCTTTCAAGGCAACACATTCTACCGCACCGGTACGTTAGACACACAAAACCTCACCGCCAGAGTAGATCATGAATGGCAATTAACAGCTAATAATCGGCTACGCTGGGGTTTAGATTTAAAGAACACTGATTTAGAAGGGATTACCAATAGTACCAGTCCCAACCGTATCGCCTTGAATGAAGTAGAAAACCGCAGTGTTTTAAATACAGCTTTATTTGCAGTCAACACTTGGGATATCACCAATAGTTTTCAAGTTGATTTAGGTTTAAGACAAAGCTTTGATTCCCAATTTGGTAATTATCTCAATCCCAGTGTGGGTATGCGTTATGCGATGTCTCCGAATTTAGCTTTACGTGGTAGCTGGACGGGGGGACAACGTAACCCAGGATTAGACCAACTTTATTTATATGATACAGTGCATGGCTGGTTATCTAATCCAGACTTAGAACCAGAAACAGGATCATCTTGGACTGCGGGTGTAGATGTGAATTTTTCTGAAGATTTAAGCGGACAATTTACCTACTTTGGTAGCAGTTTAGATAATCGTCTGGGAATTATTCAAGGACAGTGGCAAAATATTGGTTTAGTTGACACTAATGGGTTTGAAGCGGCGTTGCGTTGGCGGATGACTAAAAATTGGTCAACGTTTTTTAACTATACTTACACCGATGCCCAAATTAAAACGGGAACAGAGAGGGGTTTACAGTTAGGTTTGATTCCCTATTCTAATTTGCAAGCTGGCATTGGCTATCAAAAGAATGGTTGGCAAGCCAATTTATACGCTAATTATAATAGTGGTTCTCGCCGGGCTTTGTTTAATAATCCAGGTGATAAGAATACAGATTTTTCGCCTTCTTACGTCAACTTTGATTTAAGTGGACGCATCCCTTTAACTCAAGGTTTAGGACTGACATTTTATTTAGAAAATTTACTCGGCGAACAATACGAACGGGTGAACCGCATTTATAGCCCTGGGTTTACTTTTCGGGTGGGTTTGAGTTCAGGAATTTAA